The genomic stretch tttttttttaattttgttttagttgattttgtttgtaAATTACAGACAAAAGTTTTAAGTACTATGGGATGTACAGATTGGGATTGTTTTCTAAATCtgaaatgcatttttttcctgattatCTTAAAAATGTATTCGATCCATGGGCTAGGCTGAGGCCCTGGCACCTACGCAGCTCAGTCTCCATtcgggttccccaacaactgcaGAAGGGGCTGTAGCCTGACTGAGGAAGCCAGTCCCcatctgggctgccttgtctgacctcagtgggactTAATGTGCTGGAGTGGGGGCATGCAAGGGGGGCAtcctctcagagaaggggatggggatggggagaaggactctgtgaggggggacCCAGAAGAGGGGCAGTGTttggggtgtaaataaataaattttttaaatgtgtaagaaTAAGGAAATTTGGCAAAATAGTTAAGCTTGTGGCTCAGTATGAAAAGTGTATCAGAATAGGtagtaaaagtaaatattttgaaaagaataatGGTAGAAAggacaaataagagaaaaaaagccatcttctgctacatatgcagctagagacacgcgctctgggggtactggttaattcatattgttgttcctcctatagggttgcagaccccttcagctccttgggtgctttctctagcttctccattgggggccctgtgttccatccaatagctgactgtgagcatctacttctgtgtttgccaggcactggcatagcctcacacgagacagctatatcagggtcccttcagcaaaatctttctggcacatgcaatagtgtctgggtttggtggctgattatgggatggctcgtgtctctagctgtatatgtatcagaagatggcctagtcagccatcattgggaagagaggccccttggtcttgcaaactttatatgcctcagtacagggggacaccagagccaagaagtgggagtgggtgagtaggggagcagggcagaggtgggggatagggaactttcaggatagcatttgaaatgtaagtaaagaaaatatctaataaaaaaggaataaaaaagagcATCTGTGGGTATGCTTAAGTGGGAGTAAGTATGGGCAGAACAAGTATGGAACCCAGAGGGGTCATTAAGAAGGGCAGGAGAAAAGAAGGGTGGGAGAACAATAGGAAGTGTGATATGAGGACCTGTGAGGTGCTCAGCAGGCAACAGCATCTGCCAGTGGGCCCGAGGACATGCGCCCAACCCCTGGAATACAAATGATAGAAGAGCCAACCACTCCCCGCAAAGCTGTGCTATGATCTCCACCCTCCAGTCATGGAATCATATGGccatatacatgtgcaccacaTATTATGCGTGTATAGCAAAAACATATTTCAAAGAGTACACAATATGAAAGCAAAGGGGGAAATACTGAGGGCAGAGGGcagcagggaggggcagagagaagaaagggaggggagtaGGGGTAAGAACCAACTAAAACTTAGTATGTATAAAATGTCTTTAGAAAATGTGTTACTttgtgaaagaaaggaagaaaagaaggggggaggggatgggaggggaagggaggggagagaaatggagggaagTAGGCCTTTGGAGACagttggagatgtagctcagttgatagagtgcttccTTAACacgcatgaagccctggatttaatccccagcacctcataaacTGTGTCTGATAGCACAATCCTCTAGTCCCacaacttgggaggtagaggcaggagaatcagaagttcaagcaccagtgaagaggaagcagaaagactggaagttcaagagctggggagatgctcagatTGTCAACCCTGGTAGTATAAGCATGAAGACATAGTTTCCATCCACCAGAACTCccatttaacaaacaaacaaacaaacaaacaaacaagcaaacaaatgctAGAGGCCTCCAAGTTTGCATGTGATCTAAGTGCTTGATGTGAAGGTTGCACTCGTagcttgctgaccagccagtctagcaaaATGGTCAGTGTGCAGGCTGAGGGAGGGATCTTGCCTCCAGCAAATAAGGtaaagagtgattgaggaagatgcTGGGAGCAGAATTCTGCCTTCAGTCATGTACCacataatatacaaataaattaaatagaatgatagaaaataaaataaaaggccttTAGCGTTCACTTGAAACATCTGTGTAGAAACTAATCAAAGATGTAAAATAAGTAGGTCATGTGTCATTTcagtaggaaaaagaaagaaatgtatatgtatatatatacatgtatatacataatatgacacataatatacacatatatattcaaatttcaggttgtttttctttggtatttttaaaCATCCTTAGCGTTATTAAGtcctctccctgtcttccctACCTCCCCATTGCCCTTCCCATTGAACTTATcccttcattattattatataaccttacactcacacacacacacacacatatgtatatctatctatgtttatacacatatacatttaaatatatatatatatatatatatatatatggagagagtaatatactacacacacacacacacacacacacacacacacatatatatatatatatatatatatatatatatatatatagagagagagagagagagagagagagagagtttaagtGGACTCACCCTACATGGTAACTAATGCTTTTTCCGGAAGTTATAGTCTGTCAAAGAAAATTTCCAGTGCCAGATGTAGAATACCTCCCTTCAAGCTGGTGGTTCCCAGAGACCCCCAAAGCAATACAGGCTTTTACCATTGTTCTTGGTTACCTACAAAAACATGATGTGACTCTACTGCTAAAGACATGACATATTTTGTCCATAGGACACGAAGAAAACAAACTAGTTTCAACCTAAAAGTTTAGTCCTTGCTGGTTAGCTCTCATACCATGTGAAAGTGCCATGGAGGCTTCTGGAGGAAAAGTCAGTAACAATCTTATTTAGGTGTGAACCTTGTGAGGTGCAATAATCATTGGCCAGATATATGCCCAAGTGTGTGATGGTGGTGTAAGCATTGTAAGAATCACTAACTGGTTTCTAGTTTGGCTTAAGACCTGTTTCATAGGAGGAAACTTGTGCCTGGTATTGTAAATCTGACCAAGAACCTGTGATTGAGAAAGTCACATGCCTTAGAGGAGAAGCTATTACTGTTATGTTACTAAATTAATATAGTATCAAACTGTCTTCTGAAAACTTACCTCTATGCCCATAGGTAAAACCAGCTTTCAATCCCCGTCAGAGAAGCTCCTTTTGACAGTGTGCAGCAGTTACTGCAGAGACTTACAACTTGTCAAGATGCAGAGAACAAACGTCTGTGCAGTGCTCAGCCACAACTGACTCCAAAGCTCCAGGATATTGTataagaggaggagacaggattAAATGCTTGGGGTCAGAAAGGACTGCTATGAGACACTGTCTTCTGACATGCCATGCCTGGTGCAGTGATAAACTCACAGCCTATACGAATGCTTATACAGAActgcacaagttcaagccagTCCCTATTGCAGCATCACGGAGAGAGAAGCCCCTGAGGTCTTCCTTACTGATTGAGAAACTGTTAGCAGTTGGTGGTGACTGAGAGGGGTACATGCCATGTGGCAGGTAGGTAAGTATGCTTGAACAGTTGTGGAATTTTTGGGTGGTCAAGCCCAGCCAAAatatatgtgtctgcatgtgtctatgtgtgtgcttgatttctcgctttctttctcttcttttttctctggCTCACAAAGAGTTAACAAATTCCAAGCTTTTTGCCTGGCTAGGGAGGGGCCCTTGAGCCAGAGAGAAATATTGAAGCCTTTTTGCTAATTCCCTTGCTGTTACCAGTTTTAGTAATTTTATCAGAAGTAAGCAGATTTTAATGACAAAATAGCAAAATAGTTAAATTTCCAAAGGCCATCAACTTCTGACCCCCAGAACAGTATGAGAGAGTTACAAGGCCAGAGCTCATCAGTCTTTGGCCTAATTCAGATGCTGTGCACCTCTTCAGTTCCTAATCCCTTGCTAGGCctgactgccccctcccccccagcatGGCACATCACCTCTCTCAGCAAGTTTTCTCCCTGTTCCAGGGTTTTGGGTCAACATCCTCTAGGTGCAGTTCTATAGAAGgtatcttctttttcctcctctcatACTCAAAGAGCCTCTCATTCTTAAGTCCATTATATTCTAGCTCCCCTTAACTAGCCTCCACTTCTTTAGTAAATCTTGTACTCCTCAGAAGATCTCCAGCCGTCCCAGTATGCTTCCAATCCAAATCCAACAACCCACAACACAGAGCAGATGATGCTGAATGTTGGTGCTGGGGATAAGACCTCTCATTTGTTATTGTTGGAATATGCAAAATAGTAATTACTTTGGAAGAATTTTGGCAGATTTTTACAAAGATGAACATTGTCTTAGTATAGACCCCAGTTATACACTTTGGCTGGTATTTGGCCAACAGTGTTGAAAATGTATGTCATACAAAAACCAAAGCACAGAGTTTTGtagcagttttattcattaaTCACAGAACATTGGAAGCAACTAAGATCTCTTGCAAAAGAGAGTAAATAAACANATTGTAGAAAATATACATATCACTATGCAGTAATGAATAGAAATGAGCTATCATCCCACAAAGTACACAAGAAACATTAGTGGTCTATTGGCAGTCTTAAAAGGTACATGCCCTTTCCACCATCTTGGTGTCTGTGGAAGCCTGCTGGGAACAGGACTTCTAAAAGCAAGTATGCCTGGAAGGCTGTAGTGCAAGGCCATTTTTGCTGGTACAAGTGaggtctccaaaaccaaaaagagcACACGCCTCTTCTTAAAATTGAAGGCGTTTAGGCCCGAGATGAAACGGAGTTCTACTTAGGCAAGAGATGTGCTCATGTGTATAAAGCAAAAAACGATACAGCAACTCCTGgaggcaaaccaaacaaaaccagagtgATCTGGGGAAAAGTAACTCAGGCCCATGGAAACAGTGGTTCGTGCCAAATTCCAAAGCAACCTTCCTGCAAAAGCCATTGGACACAGAATCCGTGTGATGCTGTATCCATCCCAGATTTAAACTAatggagagtaaataaataaaagtagatttgtgctcttgttaaaaaaaaaaagtacatgccATATGACTCTACTTATGTGACATTCTGGAGAAGGTAAAACTATGAGGAGTATAAGACGATGGATGGTCCCCACCattcaggaagaagaaaggatagaaTGGGGACTTGATAGAATAGCCAAACTACTCTGTAgattgttgcaggatatttgatcatgcAAGAGAGATAcatgtgaagacagaatgagccaaaGAACAAGAAGGAGATAGAATATTAGAACAGATTACCAGAGTTAGTATGAGAATAAGCAGGACAATTCAGTAAGCACCCGAGAAAAGCCAGActgaatcaatcagcttggacAGGAGTTTTAAACCAGCTAGCCaagctcagaaagaacaagaaagggtgaccTTATTTATCAGTCAGTCTCAAAGGCTAAAAACCTTCTAGACTTCTATGGAGGCTAGAAACTTCAAGGACTAGGcttaggttagcagactgaggcagtaaacCTGAGatatgacaattacatcaggtgaataaaagttacatttacagtaGATACTCTAGTAGACAAATGACATTACACTATCTGCTAAATCCAGTAAATATCACACTATGAGCTTTAAATTATGCAAATTTACAAAATCATTTAGAAACTCAAAGGCTCAGAAGACAGCATGAATGTGTGTTATCCTAAGAGAATTTATTATTTGCGTAACCATTCCAAATGCTTTAAGACTCTCACTcaattggggtgtgtgtggggtgggtggaATCGTTGATTCAACTTTAGAAGGGAAAGGCATATGTCAGATAAAAGCAAAAGAATTGCACAGGAGCACTGTTTAGttaataaaacattcatttttatccAAGTACAGATGAAAAATTCTGCCATGTATGCTACTGCTATATATTATCTTCTATATATTTAGGTATATATCCATGTAGTTATAAAAATAGCTAttatatatctttataatatgtatgtctgtgaattTATGTCTCTGTAGCtatatctatgtatttttatctATAGCAAATATTTATCtatgggtgtatatatatatgtatgtatatatgtatataacatttatatgtttgtgtatattatgtttatacatataactgtatatatctatgtatgcatTTATTACTTATGTATCTATGCAGTTATCTAAATAgctattatctatgtatctatacttgtatatatgtatgtatcatctatgttTTATCTATCTATACTCTGATTAATCAGTTAACTAAATTACTGAGatgtggtagaaaaaaaaatctgtttcccaAAGTTGGAGTGAGAATTTACAGGGATGCCCTGAGAAGAGGCTGAAATATTCTATGCAGTTATGAATCAGATTTGGTGACATCTATGATGGTTCTGTAATTGACTGTAGATACAAATGGTTATGGGTGCAAATATttatagatctatctatctatctatctatctatctatctatctatctatctatctatctatgcaggttactacatatacatatatttctttgcCATATTTTAATTCAGTATTTTTAAGATGGAAAGCACTCCTCCCATGATATAGGGACAtagatacaaaagaaaagaatatattacTGAAAATTCTCAGGGACTAGTAGGGTGGCTCAGTACTACAGACATATTTAGTATTcataaagctctgggttcaaatctctGCAAAGAGGTTTGGAATTTGGTGGGCACAGTGCATTACTAGAGGTAGGCATGGATGCACAAATGTAAAGAGGGTTGGAGGCAAAACACATGTGCATAGGACAGTGGGGCACAGTTTCAGTGCCTTTAATGACATTCCTACTAATTGAATAAAAGAgtcaataagaagaaagaaattccaATTGCAGAATAAGCCTAATGAATTATGTAGATACTCTAGGAATACCTACTCCAGGAAGGAGGAACACAAATCCTAACTCTTTAAAAAAGGACTATGTATAGTGACTTCCTTCCCATGGGTACAAACAGAAAGTAGAGACAGGatagaagggggagggaagggggagggggaagaagaagaagNcatttgaaatgtaaacaaaagtctaataaaacaagaaaaacgacaacaaaagaacagaagaagaaggaggaggaggaggaggagaaggagaaggagaaggagaaggagaaggagaaggagaagaagaagaagaagaagaagaagaagaagaagaagaagaagaagaagaagaagaagaagaagaagaaaagaagaagaaaagaagaagaacttCACAATGGAGAAATCTAGCAAATACCACTTCAGCAAGTGCCATGAGTCTGTAGCATTAAGAAGAAATCTCATGTGACTAAATAAACCTTTGATGTGACAGCATGAAAATGATACCTGACTGTGATCACCTTCAGAACTCATAACTCAATCTAATCATCAGAAAGTCATCGGGCAAACCTCAGTAGAGGCACATCCTACAAGCTGCTGACTAGTATTCTTCCTACTGTCAGGGTCATTGAAACTAACAGCTCAGAAAAGCTGCCACAGCCTTCAGGAACTTAAAAGGAGACATGATAACTAAATGTAAATATGAATGGAATCTTGGAACAGAAAGGGAGACATTTGTTATAAGCTAATAAACTCCAAATAAAATCATAAGATATTTAAGTTAGATTAATTATAAAAGTAGATCATTATCATCTGATTTTCAGTTGAAATGGGTGGGGAAGGGGTTTATGAACTTCAATCCTTAGCTGAGGGTTTCTAGCAATTGAAGACTATGAGGGAAGGAAAAGTCAGTTTCTTAAGGGTATTGACTCTGGTAGTTCAAACATGCTCCAGTAATGCCCCAACACCCATCAGTATACGAGGACCACAAATTGGACTGGTGTTActttaaaaactaacaaaaacgAGGATGCTAAGTTGGAAGAGAGGTGGGGTAAATCTGGGAAGAgttaagaagagaaacagaaaggtgaataggatcaaaatataatgtatgcatgtcttagattttaaaagaactaatacacatctatttttaaaaagcagaagaaaataggCTACAGACACGGGGAGATTTGTGCCATACTCAACACTGATCAGAGAAGACTTAAAACAATGCTCGGGTGCTGAGAATAATTAACTGTGAGTGTTCATGTTTGGATGGGTCATCTGCATTAACCCTGATCATCTCAGGGAACTTGATGAACAAGGGGACACAAAGAATattaagaggcagaggaaggagagaagagctgTGGCTtactgtcttctagacatgacaagGATGAAGCAGATGTCCATCCACAGAAGCTGTGGTTGCCCAAACAAGATCAAGCCCATCAAAATTTCTGCAAAGATGAGCTGGGGCCTCCAGGATACTATCCCTTgttgaggagctattggcagttgatggcttctgatgCAAGGAAAGTCACACTCCTTTGAGGACATGGCTGCTGGTAGGTTGCTCATGTACCAGTGGGTGGCCATATGAGTAGTACTAACTGAATTCAGGAAGTTGTGaaaagcaaataattaaaaagaagacatgaaactGAGGTAGGTCCTAGAAGAGTTGAAAGAAGGTGGGAGTAGATGGATATGGTCAATATAGATTATATAAATGTGTGAGACTTTCAAAGAGtaagaatgttattttttttttataaaaaggaaaaatagattaAATTCTCTCCAGTCCTCAATAATCTTGACTTTTCATTTCTACATCCTGCTGATTTACACATTCCTCATCATACCATATTTTATGCTTTTGTTGAATATCACTGAGGATGCATTCCATAGAAGGGCCAAACTCTACAATACTGGAAACACCACTCTCATACTCACAAATGAAGCCAGCAGTGTGCATGGCTACCAGAGACCCTTTAGAATCAAATACAAGAAATCCAGAAGATCCACAGTAGAAAGTGTTGTCACAGGCAGCCACACCAGGTTCATGAACTGTTTCTTGGAAACTTCTTTgggtgtatatatagatatattgcATAGTATTAAGGCCcttcattgattttctttcttgaatgtGCTCATCTTGAGAAATCACAACACAGCCCTCACTAAGCTTCTGTTTTACATCAGGATGACCAATGATATATATCAACCCACTGGATGGTACAGGAGTTATTCCATTATACAGCCCTGCAGGTTCTTGTCCATTTCCCTTCAGTTTCAGGACAGCATAGTCAATGATGTAATCAGATATCTCAAACCAGGGTTCAACAAAAAAGAAGGAGTTTTTTTCCAGGAACTCTTCATAATCAAACGTGACTTTCACATATTGACTAATTTTATCTGCCCACTTACTTTGTTCTATGCCTTCACCCACAATGTCATTGATCACATGCCAGCAAGTGAGAATGTACAGCCCTGTAAAAACAAAGCAGGTAGCACAGCCCTCATTTTCCCCGTTGTTCCAAATGATGAGCCCAACTGAGTCACTGAACTGTGAAAGAAGTTTGAGCACTTTAGCTGGGGTGGGGTTTTTGGTCAGTTTCCTGaagttttctttatgtatttcaaATGAGGAAGTTCTCTGACTTTCTTCCTTGATGTATGCTCTGAGTTTTTCACACTCTTTCTTCATTGTGGGGTACTTATCCacaatgtattcttttattttcctataagATGGCTTCTCTAAATCAATGGGGTCTGCTGCTTGGGGACATTTTACTATCTCAAGCTCCACCTGAAAGAGTTTGCCCTCCAATTCATCAACTGACTGGGTGTTTTCTATGATGGTGTCAAAGTCTTTAATGAGCTTCCAGTGGTCACTCTCTACAAAGGAATAAAACCTGCCATCCTTCCTCAGAGTTTCCTTAATGGTGTCTCCCTTGAAGCCATACATACAGAGTTTGTTCCCCTCTTCTTGAAGTTCTCTACACTTGAGAATTCTTTCGTTCCTCTTCCCAACTGCATCAATATAAAATTCCACTCAGTCAGTACACACATGGTCCTGCCAACGATACACTTGCttatcttcttcctgttcttttttcattttagaaaaggtAATGACCACGTGGCTGTCTTCTGGAAAACAGCAGAGGGGCATGCCAAGGTTTATATATCCTTTGATTCCTTCTTTGCCATACACCagcatttctttgttctgttgacTTTCTATTTCGTTTTTGACAGCATTAAGGGTGTTGAGTGCTGCATACAAACTATCTGTCTtcttatgtgtgagtgtatatttcattttttcatttttccattgatttCCATCTAAGGTAATGATAATTGTCTTATATGTCTGATCTTGCCGATATTTCTTGAGTGAATATTCCCATTGGTTCTGCAGGTTTGTTAATTCACTTGCTCTTTTTCTAGATTCCATCTTAATTTGATAAATACTGCAATCACTCTGCTCTTCTTTGGGGCCCTAAAAATAAATggtatatatgtttctttttcttttttctttttttttaagtgagcaATTCACAAAATTCCTGTGGAAAACTCAGCACCAACCTCAA from Mus caroli chromosome 19, CAROLI_EIJ_v1.1, whole genome shotgun sequence encodes the following:
- the LOC110285224 gene encoding LOW QUALITY PROTEIN: protein FAM111A-like (The sequence of the model RefSeq protein was modified relative to this genomic sequence to represent the inferred CDS: deleted 1 base in 1 codon; substituted 1 base at 1 genomic stop codon), coding for MPKDITNTKGQRPLSPEKTWQDQTPPPNMKNTFGVNHRKHKKMKYTLTHKKTDSLYAALNTLNAVKNEIESQQNKEMLVYGKEGIKGYINLGMPLCCFPEDSHVVITFSKMKKEQEEDKQVYRWQDHVCTDXVEFYIDAVGKRNERILKCRELQEEGNKLCMYGFKGDTIKETLRKDGRFYSFVESDHWKLIKDFDTIIENTQSVDELEGKLFQVELEIVKCPQAADPIDLEKPSYRKIKEYIVDKYPTMKKECEKLRAYIKEESQRTSSFEIHKENFRKLTKNPTPAKVLKLLSQFSDSVGLIIWNNGENEGCATCFVFTGLYILTCWHVINDIVGEGIEQSKWADKISQYVKVTFDYEEFLEKNSFFFVEPWFEISDYIIDYAVLKLKGNGQEPAGLYNGITPVPSSGLIYIIGHPDVKQKLSEGCVVISQDEHIQERKSMKGLNTMQYIYIYTQRSFQETVHEPGVAACDNTFYCGSSGFLVFDSKGSLVAMHTAGFICEYESGVSSIVEFGPSMECILSDIQQKHKIWYDEECVNQQDVEMKSQDY